One window of Medicago truncatula cultivar Jemalong A17 chromosome 2, MtrunA17r5.0-ANR, whole genome shotgun sequence genomic DNA carries:
- the LOC11443831 gene encoding receptor-like protein 4, with translation MLRFLLLRMFFLCFASSVAIAAQRGPFAMRISCGARQNVQTKPTTTLWYKDFGSTGGIPANASKTSYITPPLKTLRYFPLSEGPSNCYKINGVPKGHYSVRIFFALVAQARATNEPLFDISIQGTQIYTLKPGWTTQDDQAFTEAQVFLMDRTVSICFHSTGHGDPAILSIEILQIDGKAYYFGSNWSQEIILRTVKRLSCGFGQSKFGVDYGADPLGGDRFWQHTKTFGQDSDQQRSVESRIKKTSLAPNFYPETLYRSALVSTSSQPDLSYTLDVDPNKNYSIWLHFAEIDNSVHSIGQRVFDIMINGDVAFRDVDIVKLSGDRFTALVLNKTVPVNGRSLAITLRPKEGSLATITAIEILEVIVPESKTLSDEVMALQRLKKDLGLPPRFGWNGDPCVPQQHPWIGVDCQLDKSSGNWVIDGLGLDNQGLKGFLPKDISRLHNLQIINLSGNSIGGAIPSSLGTVTTLQVLDLSYNVFNGSIPDSLGQLTSLKRLNLNGNFLSGMVPATLGGRLLHRASFNFTDNSGLCGIPGLPTCGPHLSAGAKVGIGLGAFFTFLLLITCSVCWCKRRKNIIRAQQIAARAAPYAQKRTHFSRDIQMTRHSNNYGNSHTAAENGPILLGG, from the exons atgCTTCGATTTCTTCTACTTCGAATGTTCTTCCTCTGTTTTGCTTCTTCTGTTGCAATTGCAGCTCAACGAG GACCATTTGCTATGCGCATAAGCTGTGGGGCTCGTCAAAATGTTCAAACGAAACCAACCACTACACTATGGTATAAAGACTTTGGTTCTACAGGAGGCATACCGGCTAATGCATCTAAAACAAGTTACATTACACCCCCTCTTAAAACTCTTCGCTATTTCCCCTTGTCTGAAGGTCCTTCAAACTGCTACAAGATTAATGGAGTGCCAAAGGGGCACTACTCAGTCAGGATCTTTTTTGCACTTGTTGCACAAGCTAGAGCTACCAACGAACCTCTATTTGACATATCCATACAAGGCACTCAAATATATACTTTGAAACCAGGTTGGACCACTCAGGATGATCAAGCATTTACTGAAGCCCAAGTGTTTCTTATGGACCGTACTGTCTCAATCTGTTTCCATAGCACTGGTCATGGGGATCCAGCTATTCTTTCAATTGAGATTCTTCAAATTGATGGTAAAGCTTATTATTTTGGGTCAAACTGGAGTCAAGAGATAATACTTAGAACAGTTAAAAGACTGAGTTGTGGCTTTGGGCAGTCAAAATTTGGAGTTGACTACGGCGCGGATCCTCTAGGAGGGGACAGATTTTGGCAGCATACTAAAACGTTCGGTCAGGATTCTGACCAACAAAGATCCGTTGAAAgtagaattaaaaaaacttcACTTGCACCAAACTTTTATCCAGAAACTCTTTATCGATCAGCACTTGTTAGTACTAGTAGCCAGCCTGATTTATCATATACATTGGATGTGGATCCCAACAAAAACTATTCTATTTGGTTACATTTTGCTGAGATTGATAATTCGGTGCATTCCATAGGTCAAAGGGTCTTTGACATTATGATTAATGGTGATGTTGCCTTTAGAGATGTTGACATTGTGAAATTGAGTGGGGATCGTTTTACTGCCCTTGTGCTTAATAAAACTGTTCCTGTTAATGGGAGGTCTTTAGCAATAACTTTGAGGCCAAAAGAAGGTAGTCTGGCCACAATCACTGCCATTGAGATATTGGAGGTTATAGTGCCCGAGTCAAAAACTTTATCAGATGAAG TTATGGCTTTACAAAGATTGAAGAAGGATTTGGGGCTTCCTCCCAGGTTTGGGTGGAATGGTGATCCATGTGTTCCTCAACAACATCCGTGGATCGGAGTGGATTGCCAATTAGACAAAAGTAGCGGCAATTGGGTCATTGATGGACT TGGTCTTGACAATCAAGGCCTGAAAGGTTTCTTGCCGAAAGACATTTCAAGACTGCATAATCTACAAATCAT AAACTTGAGTGGAAACAGCATTGGTGGAGCTATTCCATCTTCCCTTGGAACAGTAACTACCTTGCAAGTGCT TGACCTGTCCTACAACGTTTTCAATGGATCGATTCCTGATAGCCTTGGACAATTGACATCATTAAAGAGATT GAACCTTAATGGCAACTTTCTGTCCGGAATGGTACCGGCAACTCTAGGAGGAAGGCTTCTGCACAGAGCTAGCTTCAA TTTTACGGACAATTCGGGTCTGTGTGGTATACCTGGATTACCTACATGCGGACCTCATCTTTCTGCCGGTGCTAAAGTTGGCATTGGCTTAGGtgctttttttacttttctacTTCTGATTACCTGTTCAGTTTGCTGGTGTAAAAGGCGGAAGAATATCATCCGGGCTCAGCAAATTGCAG cgAGGGCAGCACCATATGCACAAAAGAGGACCCATTTTTCACGCGATATACAGATGACGAGGCATAGTAATAATTATGGCAATTCTCATACTGCTGCGGAGAATGGACCTATCTTGCTTGGAGGATAG